In Nostoc sp. CENA543, a single genomic region encodes these proteins:
- a CDS encoding sulfite exporter TauE/SafE family protein — MLDLSLITILGFLGSFGHCFGMCGPLTVAFSLSNRPNSPSHKSAQVLTLGKPANTWQQQLIFHFWLNLGRVLSYALVGSAIGALGAVLLQGGQLAGVGSDLRRIMAIITGVMLIWFGLGQITPNLLPHVPLLHPFLKSGLHNRLSAVMMRLSGQQRWWTPLILGMTWGLMPCGFLYAAQIKAAETGNLWLGMATMLAFGLGTMPTMLGVGISTALVSQDRRSQLLRLGGWVTLIIGVITLLRTGDTMVDYTGHAALFCLMLALIARPVSKLWASPLRYRRALGVGAFVLAVAHTTHMTAHTLQWKLSAVWFLPPQFQVAMVLGAVGLILMTPAALTSWESLQKTWGKRWRQIHLLSVPALLLSVIHAVLIGSHYLGALELHLGNQLATLFLGLISMGVLLVRTRFFWSQLTLEKFYVPPSKSK; from the coding sequence ATGCTAGATTTATCACTCATTACTATTCTGGGGTTCTTGGGTAGCTTTGGGCATTGCTTTGGGATGTGTGGGCCGCTAACGGTGGCGTTTTCCCTTTCTAATCGCCCAAATTCGCCATCCCACAAATCAGCACAAGTATTAACTCTAGGGAAACCTGCCAACACTTGGCAGCAGCAATTAATCTTTCATTTCTGGTTAAACTTAGGGCGGGTATTGAGTTATGCCCTAGTTGGTTCTGCAATTGGGGCTTTGGGGGCGGTACTTTTACAAGGTGGACAGTTAGCTGGGGTAGGTAGTGACCTCCGGCGGATCATGGCCATAATTACCGGTGTAATGCTGATTTGGTTCGGTTTGGGGCAAATTACACCTAATTTACTGCCTCATGTGCCTTTGCTGCATCCTTTCTTAAAAAGTGGCTTGCATAATCGCCTCAGTGCGGTGATGATGCGGCTATCTGGACAACAGCGATGGTGGACACCGCTAATTTTGGGAATGACTTGGGGTTTAATGCCCTGTGGTTTTTTGTATGCTGCTCAAATTAAAGCGGCGGAGACTGGGAATTTGTGGCTGGGAATGGCGACTATGTTGGCTTTTGGTTTAGGAACAATGCCAACTATGCTAGGTGTTGGGATTTCTACAGCTTTGGTGAGTCAAGATAGGCGTAGTCAATTATTGCGTTTGGGTGGCTGGGTAACGCTGATTATTGGGGTGATTACTCTGCTGCGGACTGGTGACACAATGGTAGATTACACCGGACACGCAGCTTTATTTTGTCTGATGCTGGCGTTAATTGCTCGGCCTGTGAGTAAATTGTGGGCATCACCTCTGCGCTACCGTCGTGCTTTGGGTGTGGGGGCTTTTGTCTTAGCTGTAGCACATACTACCCATATGACTGCTCATACGTTGCAGTGGAAATTGTCGGCTGTGTGGTTTTTACCGCCACAGTTTCAAGTGGCTATGGTTTTAGGTGCTGTAGGATTAATATTGATGACTCCCGCCGCTTTAACAAGTTGGGAATCATTGCAGAAGACTTGGGGTAAAAGATGGCGGCAAATCCATTTATTAAGTGTGCCTGCTTTGCTGCTGAGTGTGATTCATGCGGTGTTGATCGGTTCTCATTACTTGGGTGCTTTAGAATTACATTTGGGGAATCAATTAGCAACACTGTTTTTAGGACTAATTAGCATGGGTGTATTGCTAGTTAGAACACGCTTTTTTTGGTCACAGTTAACTCTAGAAAAGTTTTATGTCCCACCGAGTAAATCAAAGTGA
- a CDS encoding murein transglycosylase A, with protein sequence MMKKTLALLSLSLGIPLVSQIAVAQVIINVPLPNSPSPELQPPVKPSTPENEAPLKLVNIGNCTAQSTCLGWDEQIFGSRGQSGDRQALLASIDNSLRYLETSTAQRIYQNYPVRGITLARVRRSLLRFRQLAASSLSPAQLQAAVQKEFAFYQSVGNDGRGTVKFTAYYEPVYNASRVRTAAYKYPLYRLPPNFEKWSKPHPTRLQLEGKDGLQGNKGKLRGLELLWFRDRLDAYMIHIQGSAQIQLADGSRTAVGYAGATDYPWTSIGRELAKDGKMPLSGLTMPKMISFFREQPHELSNYLPRWERFVFFQEFQGRRATGSINVPVTPERSIATDKSIMPPGALALVQTSLPYPAAGGRLEYRNVNRFVLDQDTGSAIKGAGRVDYFMGTGKLAGDRAGVTGGNGSLYYLLLKE encoded by the coding sequence ATGATGAAAAAAACCCTTGCTTTGCTTTCCTTGAGTCTGGGAATTCCCCTTGTCAGCCAAATTGCTGTTGCTCAGGTAATCATTAATGTCCCTTTACCCAACTCACCCAGTCCTGAGTTACAACCACCAGTCAAGCCAAGCACACCTGAAAATGAAGCCCCCCTCAAACTGGTAAATATCGGCAATTGCACTGCCCAAAGCACTTGTTTGGGTTGGGATGAGCAAATTTTCGGTAGCAGGGGTCAATCAGGCGATCGCCAAGCTCTGTTAGCATCAATTGATAACAGTCTGCGTTATCTAGAAACGAGTACAGCACAACGTATATATCAGAATTATCCTGTACGGGGAATTACCTTAGCCCGTGTAAGGCGGAGTTTGCTGCGGTTTCGCCAATTAGCGGCTAGTTCCCTGTCTCCAGCCCAATTACAAGCCGCAGTCCAAAAAGAATTTGCTTTTTATCAGTCTGTTGGTAATGATGGGCGCGGGACAGTTAAGTTTACTGCTTACTATGAACCTGTTTATAATGCCAGTCGTGTCAGGACTGCGGCTTATAAGTATCCTTTGTATCGACTGCCACCTAACTTTGAGAAATGGTCTAAACCCCATCCAACACGTTTGCAACTAGAAGGCAAAGACGGTTTACAGGGAAATAAAGGCAAGTTACGCGGCTTAGAATTGCTGTGGTTTCGCGATCGCCTCGATGCCTATATGATACATATTCAAGGTTCTGCCCAAATTCAGTTAGCTGACGGCAGCAGAACAGCCGTTGGTTACGCAGGTGCAACAGATTATCCTTGGACAAGTATCGGACGAGAATTAGCCAAAGATGGCAAAATGCCATTGTCAGGCTTAACTATGCCCAAAATGATTAGCTTTTTTCGGGAACAACCCCACGAATTAAGCAACTATCTCCCCCGTTGGGAACGGTTCGTGTTCTTCCAAGAATTCCAAGGAAGACGAGCTACTGGTAGTATTAATGTACCAGTCACACCAGAACGTTCCATTGCCACAGATAAATCAATTATGCCTCCTGGTGCGCTAGCACTAGTTCAGACCTCCTTACCTTATCCTGCTGCTGGCGGTAGGTTAGAGTACCGTAACGTGAACCGCTTTGTCTTAGATCAAGATACAGGCAGTGCCATCAAAGGAGCGGGCAGAGTTGATTATTTTATGGGAACTGGTAAACTAGCAGGCGATCGCGCCGGTGTTACAGGCGGCAATGGTTCATTATATTACTTGCTGTTAAAAGAATAA
- a CDS encoding DUF5895 domain-containing protein produces MKASAKFDFEDEKFNAPPSQVIPWCQMINPRYGADGVQSHGLAIKLDNAQAVGFQPDGNWQQIEHEFSSGGETVFITTTPRIVIVRRGPLSVKDRETGIKLGTLKDNYDAFLADKLKFKTFTRYLIFLVGENKKFLHDSPLQLTLNGAAGASFSKTYCEFQQGKVVSGFVSELERAYALFRKQPITPKGPLFHAHGIFCPIIECEERGIEPNTVLVASTVDYEHPTVANLTNYLIASDAPESTIICKAFEDYKDFAKEPVRTETPKMAVAAGVASSYIYPDEDDFGYPPY; encoded by the coding sequence ATGAAAGCATCTGCTAAATTCGACTTTGAGGATGAGAAATTTAATGCACCGCCTTCTCAAGTCATCCCCTGGTGTCAGATGATTAATCCTCGGTATGGTGCAGATGGTGTGCAATCTCACGGATTAGCAATTAAATTGGACAACGCTCAAGCTGTAGGTTTTCAGCCTGACGGTAATTGGCAGCAAATAGAACATGAATTTAGTTCTGGAGGAGAAACAGTTTTTATCACCACTACACCCCGCATAGTGATAGTGCGTCGGGGGCCTTTGTCTGTCAAAGATAGAGAGACAGGGATAAAACTGGGGACACTCAAAGATAATTATGATGCGTTTTTAGCAGATAAATTAAAATTTAAAACCTTCACTCGCTACTTAATATTTTTAGTAGGTGAAAACAAAAAATTCCTACATGATTCCCCACTGCAATTAACTCTCAACGGTGCAGCCGGAGCAAGTTTTAGTAAAACCTATTGTGAATTTCAACAGGGAAAAGTAGTTAGTGGTTTTGTATCGGAATTAGAAAGGGCGTATGCCTTATTTCGTAAACAACCTATTACACCCAAAGGCCCTTTATTCCACGCTCACGGCATATTCTGCCCAATTATTGAATGTGAAGAAAGAGGTATTGAACCAAATACAGTATTAGTAGCTTCCACTGTAGATTATGAACATCCCACAGTGGCGAATTTAACTAATTATTTAATTGCTTCCGATGCTCCAGAATCAACAATTATTTGCAAAGCCTTTGAAGATTACAAAGACTTCGCTAAGGAACCAGTGAGAACAGAAACACCGAAAATGGCAGTAGCTGCTGGTGTTGCTAGTTCCTATATTTATCCTGATGAAGATGATTTTGGTTATCCGCCATATTAG
- a CDS encoding serine/threonine-protein kinase, with product MLGNLLASRYQVLQILGGGGFGQTYIALDTQRPGNPRCVVKHFRPVTHNPEFLETARRLFTSEAETLEQLGHHEQIPRLLAYFEEKQEFFLVQEYIDGYALKVEMVAGQKWAEDKVIFLLQQILNILRFIHSYKVIHRDIKPENIIRRSHDHKLVLIDFGAVKQVHTKLVTAPGQTEMTVAIGTPGYMSIEQGRGKPHANSDIYSLGVVCIQALTGLHPREFEEDPQTGEILWRHRATVSPELGTMITKMVVNNYKQRYQSATEVLEALQQNFHPDAATLFTQTPWGTSPPPIPPSHQQGTSQQTGTILSREKSDRLEKLLLELVGPVATTLLRRAASAPNYQTLIDNLSLHIAENQRTQFQKTAMSLLLEPSPSQPPTAVQPVANITPPVINSTLSESFIAECERELVNLIGPMGKFLIQKTIKSAGLSISRIEFVQTLAANIPDSQQALQFQQRLLN from the coding sequence ATGTTAGGAAACTTGCTAGCTAGTCGTTATCAAGTCCTCCAAATCTTAGGGGGAGGAGGATTTGGTCAAACTTATATTGCGCTTGATACCCAACGTCCAGGGAATCCTAGATGTGTTGTCAAGCACTTTCGGCCTGTCACTCATAACCCTGAATTTCTCGAAACTGCTAGAAGATTATTTACTAGTGAAGCCGAAACCCTAGAACAACTCGGACATCATGAGCAAATACCCCGATTATTAGCATATTTTGAAGAAAAGCAAGAATTTTTTTTAGTGCAAGAGTATATTGATGGATATGCTCTTAAAGTTGAAATGGTTGCTGGGCAAAAATGGGCAGAAGACAAAGTTATCTTTTTGTTGCAGCAGATCCTAAATATTCTGAGATTTATTCATAGCTACAAAGTCATTCATCGGGATATTAAACCAGAAAATATTATTAGGCGATCGCATGATCATAAGTTAGTGCTAATTGATTTCGGTGCTGTCAAGCAAGTTCATACAAAACTGGTAACGGCTCCTGGTCAAACAGAAATGACTGTGGCGATTGGGACACCAGGATATATGTCCATCGAACAGGGACGAGGAAAACCCCACGCCAATAGTGATATTTACTCTTTGGGTGTGGTTTGTATCCAAGCACTGACAGGACTGCATCCCAGAGAATTTGAAGAAGACCCCCAAACCGGGGAAATTCTGTGGCGACATCGAGCTACAGTCAGTCCTGAACTGGGGACGATGATCACGAAAATGGTCGTGAATAACTACAAACAACGTTATCAATCTGCGACAGAAGTTTTAGAAGCACTCCAGCAAAATTTTCATCCTGACGCTGCGACTTTATTTACTCAAACTCCCTGGGGGACATCGCCACCACCAATTCCCCCATCTCATCAACAGGGAACTAGTCAACAAACTGGGACTATTTTGTCGCGCGAAAAAAGCGATCGCCTGGAAAAATTACTCTTAGAATTAGTCGGCCCTGTAGCCACAACATTATTACGGCGCGCCGCATCAGCACCCAATTACCAAACACTCATAGATAATTTATCTCTACACATAGCTGAAAATCAGCGTACTCAATTTCAAAAAACAGCAATGTCGCTGTTATTAGAACCTTCACCTAGTCAACCGCCAACTGCTGTTCAACCTGTGGCGAATATCACTCCACCTGTAATTAACTCCACTCTCAGCGAAAGTTTTATTGCTGAATGTGAGCGAGAATTAGTTAATTTAATCGGCCCGATGGGTAAGTTCTTGATTCAAAAAACTATCAAATCGGCTGGATTATCCATTTCTCGGATAGAATTTGTCCAAACACTGGCTGCAAATATTCCAGACTCTCAACAAGCTTTGCAGTTTCAGCAGCGTTTATTAAATTAA